GCATCGTGCTTTACAAGTCTGCATGTCATATGATGACTTCCAGAAACAGAGCAATACAAGAATAAGATAAAATTGATGTAATAATAAGAGAAAACTgccaatagaaaaaaaaaccccTTAAAATGCTAGGATTTCAAACGAACAAATAGTAGATTTGTTGGCATGTTGGTCAGGTCTTGTGAAGTGGTTAGTCGATAGGTGAGTGTTCAGATTCACTATatgaagtagaagaaacataCCAGACAACATACACAAGAGTATAAGTCTTTCACACTTGTCACATGACATCTGATagctttcttttttgttattttaaatttaatttaaataatcaaattactAAACAGATAATAAGATATCTAACCATTGATGATTCAACATCTGAGATTTCTTCAAAGCTGAGATGCTTGAATATAAATCTCTTGCTTAACGTGGCAACCATAAACTTGAAAGCTGAGGTAGGTCTTCTTATCATTCTCCACCAGACTAGATGTGTTCCCCATATAATTTATCTTTGAGTGAGCTTGAAGAGGTTGGTTTTCCAACGGTGCCAGAAAATGGAAGTGACTGGAGTCCAATACCAACAACTGAAAAGATGTTGTCGCGAGCATAGTTGTCAGTAACGGACCATCTCGGATAGCTTCGTTTTCTTCTTGGTGTTAAAATTTTTTCTGCTGTCCCTTCCAGAACCTAAAAATCTATCTGCCTTTGTACGTGTATAGACTTCACCGGAGAATCTCTATTCAGCCCATCTAACATGTTGGCTGCACTACCCATCTTTAACATCAAAGCAGAAAGAAAAAATGTCTCGTGATTCAATGCGGCTGTAACCATGTTTTCACCAGCAAATTAAGGAAGGTAAGCACAATTTCATCCTCTTATGTGTTCAATGCGCAATGGTACGAAGCTGCTAGCGAATGGTATTTAGGCGAACGAAAAACTAACCGCACCAAGTAACCGTGTTGGCCAATGTAAGGAACTAGTCTAATCTCAATAGTTTATAACCCAAATTGACCATCATTCACAATATATAATTCATGAAatagaagtagaagaagaagaagatactaCAACAAAGAGTGTCTACCAATTAAGTCTGTAAATAAAAGAGCGATAAAAAAAAGTATGTTCAAAGACTAACATTAATAGTAGACAAAATATAGAGGTCAGGGTCCGCAGTGAAGACATGATCAGTGCACTGGATGTTCCCCCAAATGTGGTGCAGCCGCCTCTCAAGTGAAATCTCGGCACACCAAACCTGCAACTTGTCCCCGACGAGCACGCTCCAGAAGATGACAATGTTGCCAGCGGATTTGCTGATTTTGAAGCCCGGAACTAAGCCTAGGAGGCCGTTTGTGTAACCACGATTGAGCATATGGCAATTCCACACATCGGCACACTCCCCATCGAAAATGATTGAATTTATGTTGGAAGTGTCAAACTTGAGGAAGCCTCGAAGATCATCCAAACCATTCACCGTGTACCACTCCATGCTCCCTTTCCTCATCCCACTCCAAGGGTCACACCACTTGATTCTCCCGTCAAAATCGCAAGTGAATAACAACCTGTCTATTGCACAACAACAAGCATCATCATCTCTTGCGTTTAAAAAGAAATCATTCCACAAACCTTCTTCACTCCGAAACTTGAAcgaaatattataattattatccGGCCCAACAACCCTGCAAGCCTCCTTGCTCATCACCGGATCAGGTATACACACACTGCTCCAAGTTTGCGTCATTGGATCGAAAACCTCTGGATTGTCGCGGGAGAATGGATCATCGCAGCCTCCCATGACGTATATCTTTCCGTCTAAAACCCCTGCGTTGGCTTCACAGCGAGCAAACCTCATGGAGGGGAGCTCGCTCCACGTGTGAGTCCGACAATCCAGGAAGGAGACACGCGATGTCGTCACGGCTTCTATCCTTCCTCCAATTACATAGATCCCACATCCCATGGAGACATAGGTAGCTCTACGCGGAGATGGGAACGAAGGGATCGGGATTGGGATCAGCCGGTTATTCCCTTTTCTTCTGAGGATGAACCATCCCAGAGGATTTGTAATTGTGCCAAAATTAGTTCCCAAGCATACGTAGATGCACTCCTCCCTCAAACCCATTCGAGATCGGGTCTCGTACATCTCCGGCGAAGCCACCAGTGAGTGGATGCTCTTTGAGACCAGAGATAAGGCCCCTAGGTCGGATCTAGACACGCGGGCCAAGCAGTTTAGAACCATGTCATATGGCAAAGACATTAACCCACTTGATGATGATGGAGACTCAAcccttctcctcttcttcttctttctgcGCAACTGCTCTACCGCCGCGACGGACATCATCATCCTCCGCgggtttttctctctctctctctctctcttccttctaTCTGTCTCTCACAAAGTGCTTCTCTTTACTTTTTGACTTTTACTCTTCTTTTTGTCGTGAGGTTGtacttctttatatataagattttctCTTGTactttaaaaaaggaaaaagttaTAAATACCCAAAACTTAATTATGGAATATTCACATATTTGTACCcataaaatcaagaaaattgtTTTCGATTAGAACCACACaaatttctttcatttttctttttttatcgcATGTACATATGCGAAactgttctaatcctagtgttcttgcttaagaactaatcgaaccagagagagagagagatcggatGCTTTGTTTGTGAAAGAATGAGATGTGTTgtattattccatgagtaacgagttccttatataggattacatagcttaccaagtctaataacttggagtagggaacaag
This genomic stretch from Raphanus sativus cultivar WK10039 chromosome 3, ASM80110v3, whole genome shotgun sequence harbors:
- the LOC108831442 gene encoding F-box/kelch-repeat protein At4g39560-like isoform X2; protein product: MMMSVAAVEQLRRKKKKRRRVESPSSSSGLMSLPYDMVLNCLARVSRSDLGALSLVSKSIHSLVASPEMYETRSRMGLREECIYVCLGTNFGTITNPLGWFILRRKGNNRLIPIPIPSFPSPRRATYVSMGCGIYVIGGRIEAVTTSRVSFLDCRTHTWSELPSMRFARCEANAGVLDGKIYVMGGCDDPFSRDNPEVFDPMTQTWSSVCIPDPVMSKEACRVVGPDNNYNISFKFRSEEDRLLFTCDFDGRIKWCDPWSGMRKGSMEWYTVNGLDDLRGFLKFDTSNINSIIFDGECADVWNCHMLNRGYTNGLLGLVPGFKISKSAGNIVIFWSVLVGDKLQVWCAEISLERRLHHIWGNIQCTDHVFTADPDLYILSTINVSL
- the LOC108831442 gene encoding F-box/kelch-repeat protein At4g33900-like isoform X1, translating into MMMSVAAVEQLRRKKKKRRRVESPSSSSGLMSLPYDMVLNCLARVSRSDLGALSLVSKSIHSLVASPEMYETRSRMGLREECIYVCLGTNFGTITNPLGWFILRRKGNNRLIPIPIPSFPSPRRATYVSMGCGIYVIGGRIEAVTTSRVSFLDCRTHTWSELPSMRFARCEANAGVLDGKIYVMGGCDDPFSRDNPEVFDPMTQTWSSVCIPDPVMSKEACRVVGPDNNYNISFKFRSEEGLWNDFFLNARDDDACCCAIDRLLFTCDFDGRIKWCDPWSGMRKGSMEWYTVNGLDDLRGFLKFDTSNINSIIFDGECADVWNCHMLNRGYTNGLLGLVPGFKISKSAGNIVIFWSVLVGDKLQVWCAEISLERRLHHIWGNIQCTDHVFTADPDLYILSTINVSL